Proteins from one Lacrimispora sphenoides genomic window:
- a CDS encoding PHP domain-containing protein: MEKRTLYKEGSYKKGNLHTHSTWSDGVNTPEEVAEHYRGKGYDFLAITDHWVYGIHPELCREDFLVFPGTELDIELPARKDHHLVGLGLPETNKIPEGYTFLEERKRNALSTPERIIEYFGQKGNVTLYAHPYWSKVDSVDIKYLQGMIGMEIYNHGSEFETNNGSSETYFDHFLFVRNRINCFATDDAHDLEEHSLGGFVMVKTRGFTHRGIMEALKDGSFFASSGPLIEDFYVKDQQAVVTCAACQGIYFQTPHRGGHLHSDAENLTEGKFELKGDEEYVRVTLKDSHGKKAWSQPVWLWL, encoded by the coding sequence TTGGAAAAGAGAACTCTGTATAAAGAGGGAAGCTATAAAAAAGGGAACCTCCATACCCATTCTACCTGGTCTGATGGGGTGAATACGCCAGAGGAAGTGGCGGAACATTACCGCGGCAAAGGGTATGATTTTCTGGCGATCACGGATCACTGGGTGTATGGAATCCATCCTGAGCTTTGCAGGGAAGATTTTCTGGTATTCCCGGGCACAGAACTGGATATAGAACTTCCTGCGAGAAAGGATCATCATCTGGTTGGACTGGGCTTGCCGGAAACCAATAAAATCCCGGAAGGTTATACGTTTCTGGAGGAGCGAAAGCGAAATGCCTTAAGTACCCCCGAGAGGATCATAGAATATTTTGGGCAGAAGGGAAATGTCACATTATATGCACATCCGTACTGGTCGAAAGTGGACTCTGTTGATATCAAGTATCTGCAAGGCATGATAGGAATGGAAATCTATAATCATGGATCAGAATTTGAAACAAATAACGGCAGCTCGGAAACGTACTTTGACCATTTTCTCTTCGTGAGAAACAGGATTAACTGCTTTGCTACAGATGATGCACATGATCTGGAAGAACATAGTCTGGGCGGTTTTGTTATGGTTAAAACCAGGGGATTTACTCACAGAGGGATCATGGAGGCATTGAAAGATGGCAGCTTTTTCGCGTCCAGCGGTCCTCTGATTGAGGACTTTTATGTAAAAGATCAACAGGCAGTGGTAACCTGTGCAGCCTGTCAGGGCATCTATTTTCAGACACCTCACCGGGGCGGCCATCTGCACAGTGATGCAGAAAACTTAACAGAGGGGAAGTTTGAACTGAAAGGCGACGAGGAGTATGTACGTGTGACGCTTAAGGATTCCCATGGGAAAAAGGCGTGGAGTCAGCCTGTATGGCTCTGGTTATAG
- a CDS encoding CehA/McbA family metallohydrolase: MYKRLELHNHTNESDASCTCRELTELMADDQVDAFALTDHNTISGHKKIQAILEETHLPISFISGMEYTTYYGHILCLNLKEYVPWENINKHKPELLFLAARAKGALVGIAHPFSYGWPFAQGCRFVMTVTDYSCCDFIEIFNNPEPLHEVNEKAVMLWESLVLSGEKLSATCGMDLHGNGSFSGHYATYIQGKKDGDVSQELADAIHTQKTWVCKGPLLEIHRENGMIHFTLYQTKKTGYTPALPEDYIITLKSGSATLTCHVYDRIPVTEFGKDPIIIPKLYEKEVILENLVCVSPVIYL, encoded by the coding sequence ATGTATAAAAGACTGGAACTACACAATCATACCAACGAATCGGATGCTTCCTGCACCTGCCGTGAACTGACGGAGCTTATGGCAGATGATCAAGTAGATGCTTTTGCTCTCACCGATCACAATACCATATCCGGACATAAAAAAATCCAGGCAATTCTGGAAGAAACGCACCTGCCCATATCTTTTATTTCGGGCATGGAATATACAACCTACTATGGGCACATTCTCTGCCTGAACTTAAAGGAGTATGTACCCTGGGAGAACATCAACAAACACAAACCGGAGCTGCTCTTTTTGGCTGCCCGCGCCAAAGGTGCACTGGTAGGTATCGCACATCCTTTTTCCTATGGCTGGCCTTTTGCCCAGGGGTGCCGGTTTGTAATGACTGTTACTGACTATTCCTGTTGTGATTTTATCGAGATTTTCAATAATCCCGAACCCCTTCATGAGGTAAATGAAAAGGCTGTGATGCTCTGGGAATCTCTGGTGCTTTCCGGCGAAAAGCTATCTGCCACCTGCGGCATGGACCTGCATGGCAACGGCTCTTTTTCCGGACATTACGCCACCTATATTCAGGGTAAAAAAGACGGTGACGTAAGCCAGGAACTGGCAGATGCCATACATACGCAAAAAACCTGGGTATGCAAAGGTCCTTTGCTGGAAATCCATAGGGAGAATGGCATGATTCATTTTACTCTTTACCAGACAAAAAAAACGGGATACACTCCTGCCCTGCCGGAAGATTATATCATCACTCTGAAATCTGGTTCAGCCACCTTAACCTGCCATGTGTATGACCGGATTCCGGTAACTGAATTCGGAAAGGATCCCATAATTATTCCAAAACTTTATGAAAAAGAAGTTATTTTAGAAAACCTGGTGTGTGTAAGTCCGGTGATTTACTTATGA
- a CDS encoding response regulator, which produces MRHNLLIVDDEELIRQGLRARLEYLKIDTYEIFEAANGMAALEAVENHPIDIVITDIRMPDMDGLTLIHEIKKLQKDMQFVVLSGYAEFSYAETAIRLGVKAYLLKPLSNEELKKTFNKLYQDMERDSKIRNAMWRQSRMDREKQEYLQEKAINALLFDTSAETMDYKVLSEVCEIEAGDCGRDVFMMLSVIHISGETYDNMKFRRMDCDLIRFSVRNVLLELESSCGKQIVNSLSDNNQLYAIFFMEDERKLRNEVERIFLEMRSVLEKRMNIYLTLGVSRYTLLLGRKSASEALGALKQRIIYGDSNLYFYEDTGIFSEQKFPVSQIHLLDSYLEKNEIHKIKNLLQEIFSEELMRKYGTPYLRIMWVRILNVILKHYDKKRKASSMEKLLMSFNLPDQIQSASEIQQRITDIIMECVRAEAVNDMNARSKIQMAVRYIQEHYSEDIAINDLAMSYGMSPNYFSSIFKAETSQSAVNYITELKVKKAQELLENSELSVVDIAKRTGYEDSQYFFRVFKKHTGMTPLGYREQNRM; this is translated from the coding sequence ATGAGACATAATTTACTGATTGTAGATGATGAAGAATTAATACGCCAGGGATTGCGGGCACGGCTGGAGTATCTGAAAATTGATACTTATGAAATATTTGAAGCAGCAAACGGCATGGCAGCCTTGGAGGCTGTAGAAAATCATCCGATTGATATTGTGATTACGGATATAAGGATGCCGGACATGGATGGGCTCACCCTGATTCATGAAATAAAAAAGCTTCAAAAAGACATGCAGTTTGTAGTCTTGAGCGGGTATGCAGAGTTTTCTTATGCAGAAACTGCAATTCGCCTGGGAGTAAAAGCTTATCTGTTGAAGCCTCTGTCCAATGAAGAACTCAAAAAGACGTTTAATAAGCTATATCAGGATATGGAACGGGATTCCAAAATCAGAAATGCCATGTGGAGGCAGTCGAGAATGGACCGGGAAAAGCAGGAATACCTTCAGGAAAAGGCAATCAACGCACTGCTTTTTGACACCTCAGCTGAAACCATGGATTATAAGGTTTTAAGCGAAGTCTGCGAAATAGAAGCCGGTGACTGCGGCAGAGATGTGTTTATGATGCTGTCTGTTATTCATATCAGTGGGGAAACCTATGACAATATGAAGTTTCGCCGGATGGATTGTGATTTAATACGGTTTTCTGTTCGAAATGTTCTCCTTGAACTGGAATCTTCCTGCGGAAAACAGATTGTGAACAGCCTTTCTGACAATAATCAATTGTATGCAATCTTTTTTATGGAGGACGAAAGGAAACTGAGGAATGAAGTGGAGCGTATTTTCCTTGAGATGAGGTCTGTTCTGGAAAAGAGGATGAATATTTATCTGACATTAGGGGTGAGCAGATACACGCTTTTACTCGGAAGAAAATCAGCTTCAGAAGCACTTGGAGCTTTGAAACAGAGAATCATTTATGGAGATTCCAATCTATACTTCTATGAAGATACCGGGATATTCAGCGAACAGAAATTTCCGGTTTCTCAGATTCATCTGCTGGATTCCTATTTGGAGAAAAATGAAATTCATAAGATAAAGAATCTTTTGCAGGAAATTTTTTCGGAAGAACTGATGCGTAAGTATGGGACGCCTTATTTAAGAATTATGTGGGTGCGGATTTTAAACGTAATTCTTAAACATTATGATAAGAAAAGAAAGGCCTCCAGCATGGAAAAATTGTTGATGAGTTTTAATCTGCCGGATCAGATTCAGTCGGCTTCTGAAATCCAACAGCGTATTACCGATATCATTATGGAGTGTGTCCGTGCAGAAGCTGTGAACGACATGAATGCCAGGAGCAAAATCCAGATGGCGGTCCGGTATATTCAGGAACATTACAGTGAAGATATCGCAATTAATGATTTAGCAATGAGCTATGGTATGAGTCCAAATTATTTTTCGTCTATATTTAAAGCGGAGACCTCACAGTCTGCTGTGAATTATATTACGGAACTAAAAGTCAAAAAGGCACAGGAACTGCTTGAGAATTCGGAACTCAGCGTGGTGGATATCGCAAAGCGGACCGGATATGAAGACAGTCAGTATTTTTTCCGTGTATTCAAAAAACACACAGGTATGACTCCTCTTGGTTATCGGGAACAAAACAGGATGTAA
- a CDS encoding DUF6669 family protein: MVEMKTVYQVQGKLSKDFVGQISYTVCLEETYEELDIEFSFGPRHFSPEDITPGLKQRLLDYCKEAYDLTLSSPEELEDAIYGQMKTEIHTLAMLNDEFIGCIHRQLTTRHMHFTPEEATEGCIPQASIEGVLKVTILAFSVLLDNTDYTLTVRVR; this comes from the coding sequence ATGGTTGAAATGAAAACTGTCTATCAGGTCCAGGGAAAACTGTCAAAAGATTTTGTCGGGCAGATTTCCTATACCGTCTGTCTGGAAGAAACCTATGAAGAACTGGATATCGAATTTTCTTTCGGGCCCAGGCACTTTTCTCCCGAAGATATAACGCCGGGATTGAAACAAAGGCTGCTTGATTACTGTAAAGAAGCCTATGATTTAACCTTATCTTCCCCGGAAGAACTTGAGGATGCCATCTATGGCCAGATGAAAACTGAGATTCATACCCTGGCAATGTTAAACGATGAATTCATCGGTTGCATCCACCGGCAACTGACCACCAGGCATATGCACTTTACTCCCGAAGAAGCCACAGAAGGCTGCATACCGCAGGCTTCCATTGAAGGCGTTTTAAAGGTTACAATTCTGGCTTTTTCCGTGCTCCTTGACAACACGGATTACACCTTGACTGTGCGGGTACGATAA
- a CDS encoding endonuclease/exonuclease/phosphatase family protein: protein MLKLVTFNIRCDYDQDNGNSFRYRKSLILKQIQKEKPDLICFQEVLPHVAVWLKDVLEDYYVVGCGRSETLEDEQVAVAYKKKRLNLISMETFWLSLQPYLPASRYEEQSICPRVCTETLFEDLEERQVFRLLNLHLDHQGVQARILGLRQVLEKAEEAKLFHEAPVILAGDFNAEPDGVEFLEIKQRPEYRNITDGIGITYHGFEPEDEPERIDYIFIRNLKGESTGLRCRSVNKWEERKDGVWLSDHYPVCALLEWI, encoded by the coding sequence ATGCTGAAACTCGTAACATTCAATATAAGATGTGATTACGATCAGGATAATGGCAATAGTTTCCGATATCGAAAATCACTGATCCTGAAACAAATACAAAAGGAGAAACCGGATCTGATCTGTTTTCAGGAGGTGCTTCCTCATGTGGCAGTATGGTTAAAGGATGTATTAGAGGATTATTATGTAGTCGGATGCGGGAGAAGTGAAACGCTGGAGGACGAACAGGTGGCTGTGGCATACAAAAAGAAGCGGCTGAATCTGATCTCCATGGAAACCTTTTGGCTTTCTTTACAGCCTTACCTGCCTGCCAGCAGATATGAAGAACAGTCAATCTGTCCCCGGGTATGCACTGAAACGTTGTTTGAAGATCTGGAGGAAAGACAGGTGTTCCGTCTTTTAAATCTTCATCTGGACCATCAGGGAGTGCAGGCAAGAATTCTTGGACTAAGGCAGGTACTTGAAAAGGCGGAGGAAGCAAAGCTGTTTCACGAAGCGCCTGTAATTCTGGCAGGTGATTTTAATGCAGAGCCGGATGGCGTAGAGTTTCTTGAGATAAAGCAGCGTCCGGAGTATCGGAATATCACAGATGGGATTGGAATTACTTATCACGGCTTTGAACCGGAAGATGAACCGGAGCGTATAGACTATATTTTTATCAGAAACTTAAAAGGTGAAAGCACCGGTCTTAGATGCCGGTCCGTGAATAAATGGGAGGAGAGGAAAGATGGCGTGTGGCTGTCGGACCATTATCCTGTCTGCGCTTTGCTGGAATGGATTTAA